From a single Verrucomicrobiota bacterium genomic region:
- a CDS encoding alpha-ketoacid dehydrogenase subunit beta — protein MAKISIVEALNQALMEEMERDERVFCLGEDISDADGGYGGAFAVTRGLHAKFGYDRVLNTPISEILIGGMAVGAAMTGMRPVADLQYGDFLFCCMDQLVNQAAKMCYMSGGRVKVPMVMRAPVGATGRGAQHGQSLEGFFTHVPGMKVVSPATAYDAKGLLKSAIRDDNPVLVFEHKLLYGGKRKEKEALSTAGEVPDGEYTVPFGEAAVRREGKDITIVANLLMMYFAMDAAAALDQEGISCEVIDPRTLVPFDYKTVVNSLRKTGRLLIVHEDNYHNGWGAQLSAYIAEKEIYLLDAPIKRVATYDVPIPCAPIMEKFVIPSPERIIEAARSLMKE, from the coding sequence ATGGCGAAGATCTCTATTGTTGAAGCATTGAATCAGGCCCTCATGGAAGAGATGGAACGCGACGAGCGCGTCTTCTGTCTTGGTGAGGACATCAGCGACGCCGACGGTGGTTACGGCGGCGCGTTTGCGGTGACGCGGGGCCTACACGCCAAGTTTGGTTATGATCGGGTGTTGAATACCCCGATTTCCGAGATCCTGATCGGGGGGATGGCGGTAGGCGCCGCCATGACGGGGATGCGTCCCGTCGCCGACCTCCAGTACGGTGACTTTCTCTTCTGCTGCATGGACCAGTTGGTCAACCAGGCCGCAAAGATGTGCTACATGTCGGGCGGCAGGGTCAAAGTTCCCATGGTGATGCGCGCACCGGTGGGCGCTACCGGCCGAGGAGCGCAGCACGGTCAGAGTCTAGAGGGCTTCTTTACCCACGTCCCGGGGATGAAAGTCGTCTCCCCGGCGACGGCCTACGACGCAAAGGGCCTGCTCAAGAGTGCGATTCGTGATGACAATCCCGTTCTGGTGTTCGAGCACAAGCTGCTTTACGGGGGCAAACGCAAAGAGAAGGAAGCGCTCTCCACAGCCGGCGAGGTCCCTGACGGCGAGTACACCGTTCCGTTCGGCGAGGCCGCCGTCCGCCGCGAAGGGAAGGACATCACCATCGTTGCCAATCTCTTGATGATGTACTTCGCCATGGACGCCGCCGCTGCGCTCGATCAGGAAGGCATCAGCTGCGAGGTCATCGATCCGCGTACCCTGGTGCCGTTCGATTACAAGACCGTGGTGAATTCTTTGCGGAAAACCGGGCGTCTGCTGATCGTGCACGAGGATAACTACCACAACGGTTGGGGTGCCCAACTTTCCGCTTACATCGCAGAGAAGGAGATCTATTTGCTCGACGCGCCTATCAAACGTGTCGCTACCTACGATGTGCCGATCCCGTGCGCGCCCATCATGGAGAAATTTGTGATCCCATCCCCGGAACGCATCATCGAAGCGGCGCGTTCGCTGATGAAAGAATAA
- a CDS encoding ABC transporter permease, translating into MVKALFRWEASGVLLALVVLCVLLSIASPNFLSSYNLTVVIREASFVGLVALGQTLVLLLGGIDLSVGAAAALSAIVGCLLLKAMGLPPWLVIPATAVFGLLLGSINGFFVSVVKLNPFIVTLATWEIFAGMTLVITKGYPIRPLGPAFTIYGQGQIFGIPGPVLLFFVAAAILVWVLSMTRFGRNLYAIGGNRDAATLVGIPVLRNELLVYALAGMFAALAGIMYASRMDAGQPSVGEGWLMKAITAAILGGTSLKGGQGTILGTVFGTLLTAVLANGLSLMNVSAYWARVVVGAIVLIAILGDLLRQRGKG; encoded by the coding sequence ATGGTTAAAGCACTCTTCCGCTGGGAAGCGAGTGGGGTATTGCTGGCCCTGGTTGTGCTATGCGTGCTGCTCAGCATTGCTTCACCGAATTTCCTATCCTCTTACAACCTGACGGTGGTCATACGCGAGGCGTCCTTTGTGGGGCTTGTCGCTCTGGGACAAACGTTAGTGCTGCTGTTGGGCGGCATTGACCTTTCGGTGGGCGCCGCTGCCGCCCTTTCCGCCATCGTGGGATGCCTCCTCTTAAAAGCGATGGGACTGCCTCCCTGGCTCGTCATTCCCGCCACGGCCGTGTTTGGTCTTTTGCTCGGTTCAATCAACGGCTTTTTTGTTTCCGTCGTCAAATTGAACCCGTTTATCGTGACTCTGGCCACCTGGGAAATCTTTGCGGGCATGACGCTCGTCATCACCAAGGGTTATCCGATCCGGCCGTTGGGCCCGGCCTTTACCATTTATGGCCAGGGCCAGATCTTCGGCATTCCCGGGCCGGTCTTACTCTTCTTCGTCGCCGCCGCGATCCTCGTGTGGGTGCTTAGCATGACCCGGTTCGGACGCAACCTTTACGCCATCGGCGGCAACCGGGATGCGGCTACCCTGGTTGGAATTCCGGTGTTACGGAACGAACTCCTCGTCTATGCGCTGGCGGGAATGTTCGCGGCGCTCGCCGGGATTATGTACGCGAGCCGGATGGACGCCGGTCAGCCGTCTGTCGGTGAAGGCTGGCTGATGAAAGCCATTACGGCGGCGATCCTCGGCGGCACGTCGCTAAAGGGAGGGCAAGGAACGATCCTCGGAACGGTCTTCGGCACTCTCCTGACCGCGGTTCTCGCCAACGGGTTATCGCTTATGAACGTTTCGGCTTACTGGGCGCGGGTCGTCGTCGGTGCGATCGTCCTGATCGCCATCCTCGGGGACCTCTTGCGTCAGCGAGGGAAAGGCTGA
- a CDS encoding thiamine pyrophosphate-dependent dehydrogenase E1 component subunit alpha — protein MPEKGKALGLYESMVLIRKYEERIYFLFLEGRISGSIHQSHGQEACAAGMLYDTRPTDYMASTHRPASHDLAKGVSLDSMMCEMFAKSNGCCRGKGGAMHTGDISVGAIPANALVGSNIPIATGMGFSCKMRKTDNVVICFFGDGASNEGAFHEGINGAAIWNLPVIFVCENNLYGASTSVKATMKIETIAQRAASYGIPGERIDGNDVLAVNDAATRAIARARRGEGPTLLELMTYRIAGHSRSDACAYRPDEEEAYWFARDPIKLFRNLLLETKTATEAELDGIDAGIEERVDRSVELAESSPDPRPEDALENVYWNSGDR, from the coding sequence ATGCCCGAGAAGGGCAAAGCGCTCGGTCTGTATGAATCGATGGTCCTCATCCGCAAGTATGAAGAGCGGATCTACTTTCTCTTTTTGGAGGGCCGCATCTCTGGCAGCATTCATCAATCGCACGGGCAGGAGGCCTGCGCCGCTGGCATGTTGTACGACACGCGGCCAACGGATTACATGGCCTCGACCCATCGGCCGGCAAGTCACGATCTGGCCAAAGGCGTCTCGCTCGATTCGATGATGTGCGAGATGTTTGCGAAGAGCAACGGCTGCTGCCGTGGGAAGGGTGGCGCCATGCACACCGGCGACATTTCCGTGGGCGCCATTCCGGCGAATGCGCTGGTGGGCAGCAACATCCCGATCGCCACCGGCATGGGCTTTTCCTGCAAAATGCGCAAGACCGACAACGTCGTCATCTGCTTCTTTGGGGATGGCGCCAGCAACGAAGGCGCGTTTCACGAAGGCATCAACGGCGCGGCCATCTGGAACCTGCCGGTAATTTTCGTTTGCGAAAACAACCTCTATGGTGCTTCGACGAGCGTCAAGGCGACGATGAAGATCGAGACCATCGCCCAGCGCGCGGCTTCTTACGGTATTCCCGGTGAGCGCATCGACGGCAACGACGTCCTTGCCGTCAATGATGCGGCCACCAGGGCAATCGCGCGTGCGCGTCGGGGTGAAGGCCCGACGCTGCTTGAGCTCATGACCTACCGCATCGCCGGTCACTCGCGCAGCGATGCGTGCGCGTATCGCCCGGACGAGGAGGAAGCGTACTGGTTCGCGCGCGACCCCATTAAACTGTTCCGCAACCTGCTGCTTGAGACCAAAACGGCAACCGAAGCCGAGTTAGATGGAATTGATGCCGGCATCGAAGAACGCGTCGACAGGTCAGTCGAGCTGGCCGAATCCTCCCCTGACCCGCGTCCCGAAGACGCTTTGGAAAATGTTTACTGGAATTCCGGAGACCGATAA